Proteins from one Diprion similis isolate iyDipSimi1 chromosome 3, iyDipSimi1.1, whole genome shotgun sequence genomic window:
- the LOC124404846 gene encoding leucine-rich repeat and fibronectin type III domain-containing protein 1-like protein codes for MNYPVVELLLFLAGTFCAVAATSPCPWGDNVAELQGSCICDYNLAKELSVQCDVVDYETLVGALHDYASNIAIELLYVNDSSIGVLKNGSLSTLNINNIQLSSCRIKTIESDAFKGQQKSLKNLNLRNNELTEVPSRSIEALKNLTVLDLSMNKLTKVLDDAFAKLNLITLKLSDNEVTIYPGAFRGLDKTLKNLNLKGTRQKKIPEALRGLKTLAFLDLSYNSVRELPGSAGRLAFDGLDALTGLNLERNFIQNIEPDAFYGIKNTLSSLSLLSNLIPDFPTAAINSVHDLRVLDIGFNLITVLPANAFQGNPSLTLLAIDGNPLPTVPEAALMHLNGTLRGLSFGGPFLNCDCKLRWIIEWIRKQDLQVTSREKPQFCGGPGNLQNRTFYSIKSEDLVCPTGVIAVGTVESVDAKDIVGAMEGDTVEAVLPPTRTSTTSTQRPSTAPPLPSSSSTNRPVVSLEKITEAPVVSTTTLRTTSRPSMSRTGNVVITRTTISPLKHQQDHSISQLHQPKPPLVLGSPLFKTKSNKGIIVKDALRQDNTVIIYWDTEGPNSIEFKVIYRLFGETSFKSGPLLGNNEREFKIKNVPAQECMIVCVVSSDEIDMSPASVPYNQCKEVRTENSPTSNMDKITIAASAAICATIVVAVVIFVVANRRRARKLHTLHNLDQSKMGGPIAGLPVNCCSGIGPTPSPGGPLSSLATLSAFNNQKDWDQVSAYSTRSIPRPRVFPMERQGSINRAACIDEMRPQNQHFGVGKVSTRSIADGQSQHSFSNNSTRYFGSNPVPTNLISSRPELRQSRQSLAAASDRLSRASFPTNQAHQPHTSARRQRPRSRNRTLEQDPPRPGSRYSLADSTHTLNNYEENNWTDHDMDIYMARNPTTRGGLVPL; via the exons ATGA ATTATCCGGTGGTTGAGCTGCTGCTGTTTCTAGCAGGGACGTTCTGCGCAGTAGCAGCAACTTCTCCATGTCCATGGGGTGACAATGTTGCAGAACTACAGGGTTCATGTATCTGTGACTATAATCTAGCAAAAGAGCTTTCCGTACAGTGCGACGTCGTGGATTACGAAACGCTGGTCGGAGCTCTGCACGATTACGCCTCGAACATCGCTATAGAGCTGCTCTACGTCAACGACAGTTCGATCGGCGTACTTAAGAACGGTTCTCTATCGACGTTGAACATTAACAACATCCAACTTTCGAGTTGTCGCATCAAGACGATTGAGAGCGACGCATTCAAGGGCCAGCAAAAGTCTCTGAAGAACTTGAACCTGAGAAATAATGAGTTAACGGAAGTTCCATCGCGTTCCATAGAAGCTCTGAAAAATCTAACGGTCCTCGATTTGTCGATGAACAAACTGACCAAAGTGCTCGACGATGCTTTTGCCAAACTGAATCTAATTACGCTGAAGTTATCCGACAATGAGGTGACCATTTATCCGGGTGCGTTTCGTGGCTTGGACAAAACGCTGAAAAACTTGAATCTGAAGGGCACGAGGCAAAAGAAAATACCGGAAGCACTCAGGGGTCTGAAAACCCTAGCATTCCTCGATTTGTCTTACAATAGTGTACGGGAACTTCCGGGATCAGCTGGACGACTGGCATTTGACGGACTCGACGCGCTGACTGGATTaaatttggaaagaaatttcatccaaaacATCGAACCTGATGCTTTTTATGGGATTAAAAATACTTTGAGCTCACTCAGTCTGCTGAGCAATCTTATCCCCGACTTTCCTACCGCGGCTATCAACAGTGTTCATGATTTAAGA GTTCTGGACATCGGGTTCAATCTGATCACCGTACTACCGGCAAACGCCTTCCAAGGTAATCCGTCCTTGACGCTACTTGCAATTGATGGCAATCCACTACCGACTGTGCCTGAAGCAGCGTTAATGCACCTTAACGGAACCTTGCGTGGTTTGAGTTTTGGCGGACCATTTTTAAACTGTGACTGCAAGCTCCGTTGGATTATCGAATGGATACGCAAACAGGACCTGCAAGTCACCAGTCGAGAGAAACCCCAGTTTTGCGGTGGTCCAGGAAATCTGCAGAATAGAACGTTTTACAGCATCAAATCCGAAG ATCTGGTCTGCCCAACTGGAGTGATTGCTGTTGGTACGGTAGAAAGTGTGGATGCAAAAGATATCGTAGGTGCTATGGAAGGAGATACAGTAGAAGCAGTGTTGCCGCCAACTCGTACATCGACAACTAGCACGCAACGACCATCAACTGCACCTCCATTACCATCATCATCCAGTACAAATCGTCCAGTCGTTAGTTTGGAAAAGATCACAGAAGCGCCGGTTGTTTCTACTACAACATTGCGAACAACCAGCAGACCCTCCATGAGCAGAACCGGTAACGTTGTCATAACCAGAACGACAATATCACCTCTGAAGCATCAGCAAGATCACAGTATCTCACAGCTACACCAGCCCAAACCGCCACTCGTCCTTGGATCCCCGTTGTTCAAAACAAAATCCAACAAGGGGATCATCGTCAAAGATGCTTTGAGGCAGGATAACACAGTCATCATCTACTGGGATACTGAAGGCCCAAACAGTATTGAATTTAAAGTAATTTACCGTCTCTTCGGTGAGACTAGTTTCAAGTCAGGTCCACTGCTTGGCAACAATGAGCGTGAATTTAAGATCAAGAACGTTCCCGCTCAG GAGTGCATGATAGTCTGCGTTGTTTCGTCGGATGAAATAGACATGAGCCCTGCGAGCGTTCCATATAACCAATGCAAGGAAGTGAGGACAGAGAATTCACCGACCTCAAACATGGACAAAATCACGATTGCAGCCAGCGCTGCAATCTGTGCAACAATCGTCGTTGCCGTCGTAATCTTCGTCGTTGCAAATCGACGAAGGGCCAGGAAATTGCACACCCTCCATAATCTGGATCAGAGTAAAATGGGCGGCCCTATCGCAGGCTTGCCGGTCAATTGCTGTTCGGGTATTGGGCCAACTCCAAGCCCGGGTGGACCGTTGTCTTCATTGGCGACTTTGAGCGCATTCAACAATCAAAAGGATTGGGACCAAGTATCAGCTTACAGCACTAGGAGCATCCCTAGGCCAAGAGTTTTTCCAATGGAACGCCAAG GTTCCATAAACAGAGCTGCATGTATCGATGAAATGAGGCCCCAAAATCAACATTTTGGTGTCGGAAAAGTCTCAACTCGGTCAATTGCTGACGGACAGTCACAGCATAGTTTTTCGAACAATTCGACACGATACTTTGGGTCAAATCCCGTACCAACGAACCTCATCAGTTCACGACCAG AATTGCGGCAGTCACGCCAGTCTCTCGCAGCGGCGTCGGACAGGCTTTCGCGTGCCAGTTTTCCGACCAACCAGGCTCATCAGCCACACACATCAGCTAGGCGACAGCGTCCGAGATCGCGTAATCGTACATTAGAACAAGACCCTCCTCGCCCAGGGAGTAGGTACAGTTTAGCAGACTCAACCCACACTCTGAACAACTACGAGGAAAACAACTGGACTGACCATGACATGGATATTTACATGGCCCGAAATCCAACAACGAGGGGCGGTCTTGTACCATTATGA
- the LOC124404845 gene encoding transport and Golgi organization protein 6 homolog isoform X1 — MDCFEGLSILTSNEKRSSDVGFDTMLDHILHGIYHLVPHEVECDIKKTSKDENNPREAFLKAILYFLNEIRNTKYLNGDTPLGVNQLNSLKCGIEIAISMMIPCLLPGVGVGIQYMCPRAAQLPAEQLTDFQKYERLSNVVKTILNCFDESAMRPAVLPQIGSLLAALIQLSSVPLTKPCSESGNGSGSTFRMSADIYNQLKREQEQFRVSLLSFIDKLPQSIIIKELMIIFGVQRAPRWLRRETQRLLISRIMKPNGITSLVLSMCDDSLDSGAHWAKLDVIAKLIATPQGSDPDIYYNSICSQLLNLLESKGKDSLIVTSLCINALYEKNPTVFTKQILNPIMEPLLVTTGKSEVMEVLRTEIEVTKCVENLSKCFISNGAEFKCLPSKLLSVIAVPLFRLYTKAHRTVYLHRKNLEQLMLLLLHEESMQTDLFSIFLVQHRSNHDEHDFGNNLTFQFGPNSEFEVTNQVEYIGCDEFGDCLLHLVQNDKILSYNLFCYLLESLSSLNENCHCQDDDIAHNMEVKLVYAKLLSVLADTHAIQEAYIRDPEHILSFVISLVEDKSASDKENGNEIGTEFDVLYISLMLVKFILENKRKSIDWKPFDKLASSLDKLKTCNITTELSTLVKEVTNHIKTKGALTRPRYQDLSVSNEEVTEFDKAIRDLADPLLPVRAHGLMLLTKLVERSDRNVIAQKDIVLYLFQENLKHEDSFIYLSAINGLATLASVYPEKVIEVLVHEFIDITSASKECTISPDNRAKIGEILVKVTRSLGELAPAYKNILINGFLCGTRDVDPLVRTSSLSCLGELCKVLGYRLGNIIVEVIFCIGCIIKTDKIAECRRAGVMVTTLLLQGLGKAALISLGSDLVPLYRALLSLQRDEDQVLRLHAQLALNELDDIVRDFLFSKPKLEKSIFVLEPTV; from the exons ATGGATTGTTTTGAAGGCCTCTCGATTTTGACATCTAATGAAAAACGAA GTAGCGATGTTGGTTTTGATACTATGCTGGACCACATCCTACACGGGATTTATCACCTTGTGCCTCATGAAGTTGAATGCGATATCAAGAAAACCAGCAAAGATGAAAACAATCCGAG GGAAGCATTCCTCAAGGCTATTTTATATTTCctgaatgaaattcgaaatacCAAATATCTCAATGGGGATACCCCCCTTGGTGTGAATCAATTAAATTCACTTAAATGTGGGATTGAGATTGCAATTTCCATGATGATACCTTGCCTTCTACCAGGGGTTGGCGTAGGCATACAATACATGTGCCCTAGAGCAGCCCAGCTACCTGCAGAACAGCTGACAGATTTTCAG AAATACGAGCGATTGTCAAATGTTGTAAAAACAATATTGAACTGTTTTGATGAATCTGCAATGCGACCCGCAGTCTTACCGCAAATTGGGTCACTTCTGGCTGCCTTGATACAGCTGTCAAGTGTACCATTGACGAAACCCTGCAGCGAGAGTGGAAATGGCTCAGGGAGCACATTTCGCATGTCGGCAGATATTTACAATCAATTGAAAAGAGAGCAAGAACAATTTAGAGTAAGCCTTCTTTCATTCATTGACAAATTGCCGCAGTCCATCATTATCAAAGAGTTGATGATCATTTTTGGAGTTCAACGTGCTCCGCGGTGGTTGCGTAGAGAAACTCAACGACTTCTCATCAGCAGAATAATGAAGCCTAACGGTATCACATCTTTAGTGCTGTCAATGTGTGACGATAGCTTGGATTCAGGAGCTCATTGGGCAAAGCTCGATGTCATTGCAAAATTGATTGCCACTCCTCAAGGCTCTGATCCAGACATTTACTACAATTCCATATGTTCCCAG ctgCTGAATCTTCTTGAATCCAAAGGAAAAGATTCGTTGATAGTAACAAGTTTGTGCATAAACGCACTGTACGAGAAAAATCCAACAGTTTTTACTAAACAAATTCTCAATCCGATTATGGAACCTCTGCTGGTGACAACTGGGAAATCTGAGGTAATGGAGGTACTGAGAACTGAGATTGAAGTTACAAAGTGTGTggaaaatctttcaaaatgTTTCATCTCGAATGGAGCTGAATTTAAATGCCTACCAAGCAAACTTCTCTCTGTAATTGCCGTTCCGTTGTTTCGCCTTTACACTAAAGCACATCGCACTGTTTACTTGCATCGAAAGAACTTGGAGCAATTAATGCTTCTGCTCTTGCATGAGGAATCAATGCAAACGGATCTTTTCTCCATATTTCTTGTACAGCACAGATCAAATCATGACGAGCATGATTTTGGTAATAATTTGACTTTCCAATTTGGTCCTAACAGCGAATTTGAAGTAACGAATCAAGTTGAATATATTGGTTGTGACGAATTTGGTGATTGCCTTTTGCACTTAGTACAGAATGACAAAATATTGTCGTATAATTTATTCTGCTATTTGTTGGAATCACTATcaagtttgaatgaaaattgtcattGCCAAGATGACGATATTGCGCACAACATGGAAGTAAAATTGGTGTATGCAAAGCTGTTATCCGTTCTTGCTGATACTCATGCAATTCAAGAAGCATACATTAGAGATCCAGAGCATATTCTATCGTTTGTAATATCATTGGTCGAAGACAAGTCAGCAAGTGATAAggaaaatggaaatgaaattggCACAGAATTTGACGTTTTGTACATCAGTCTAATGCTtgtaaaattcatccttgAGAATAAACGAAAATCCATAGATTGGAAGCCATTTGACAAATTGGCGAGTTCTTTAGACAAATTAAAAACCTGTAACATAACAACTGAACTCTCCACGCTGGTCAAAGAAGTGACGAACCATATAAAAACAAAGGGTGCATTGACCCGACCTCGCTACCAAGATTTATCAGTATCAAACGAAGAGGTGACTGAGTTCGATAAAGCTATTCGAGACCTTGCTGATCCTCTGTTGCCAGTCCGTGCGCATGGTTTGATGTTGCTGACGAAGCTTGTTGAACGTTCAGACCGCAATGTAATTGCCCAGAAGGATATTGTCTTATACCTTTTTCAA gaaaatttaaaacatgaAGATTCATTCATATACTTGAGCGCCATCAATGGACTCGCGACGCTAGCCTCCGTTTATCCTGAAAAAGTAATCGAAGTGCTGGTGCACGAATTTATCGACATAACATCTGCCAGTAAAGAGTGCACAATTTCACCCGATAATCGGGCTAAGATTGGGGAGATCTTAGTCAAAGTGACAAGATCCCTTG GTGAATTGGCACCTGCTTATAAAAACATATTGATCAATGGATTTCTATGCGGTACACGCGACGTTGATCCTCTGGTGAGAACCTCCAGTTTATCCTGTCTGGGAGAACTTTGTAAAGTGTTGGGATACCGTTTAGGAAATATAATCGTTGAG GTGATATTCTGCATCGggtgtataataaaaactgaCAAAATAGCGGAATGCCGTAGAGCCGGTGTTATGGTGACTACATTATTGCTACAAGGCCTCGGAAAAGCTGCGCTAATCAGTCTCGGAAGCGATTTAGTTCCGCTCTATCGAGCTCTGTTGAGTTTACAACGTGATGAAGATCAGGTACTACGTCTTCACGCGCAACTCGCTCTTAACGAATTAGACGATATCGTGCGAGACTTTCTTTTCTCAAAGCCCAAGCTTGAGAAAAGCATATTTGTGTTGGAACCAACAGTATGA
- the LOC124404845 gene encoding transport and Golgi organization protein 6 homolog isoform X2, which yields MMIPCLLPGVGVGIQYMCPRAAQLPAEQLTDFQKYERLSNVVKTILNCFDESAMRPAVLPQIGSLLAALIQLSSVPLTKPCSESGNGSGSTFRMSADIYNQLKREQEQFRVSLLSFIDKLPQSIIIKELMIIFGVQRAPRWLRRETQRLLISRIMKPNGITSLVLSMCDDSLDSGAHWAKLDVIAKLIATPQGSDPDIYYNSICSQLLNLLESKGKDSLIVTSLCINALYEKNPTVFTKQILNPIMEPLLVTTGKSEVMEVLRTEIEVTKCVENLSKCFISNGAEFKCLPSKLLSVIAVPLFRLYTKAHRTVYLHRKNLEQLMLLLLHEESMQTDLFSIFLVQHRSNHDEHDFGNNLTFQFGPNSEFEVTNQVEYIGCDEFGDCLLHLVQNDKILSYNLFCYLLESLSSLNENCHCQDDDIAHNMEVKLVYAKLLSVLADTHAIQEAYIRDPEHILSFVISLVEDKSASDKENGNEIGTEFDVLYISLMLVKFILENKRKSIDWKPFDKLASSLDKLKTCNITTELSTLVKEVTNHIKTKGALTRPRYQDLSVSNEEVTEFDKAIRDLADPLLPVRAHGLMLLTKLVERSDRNVIAQKDIVLYLFQENLKHEDSFIYLSAINGLATLASVYPEKVIEVLVHEFIDITSASKECTISPDNRAKIGEILVKVTRSLGELAPAYKNILINGFLCGTRDVDPLVRTSSLSCLGELCKVLGYRLGNIIVEVIFCIGCIIKTDKIAECRRAGVMVTTLLLQGLGKAALISLGSDLVPLYRALLSLQRDEDQVLRLHAQLALNELDDIVRDFLFSKPKLEKSIFVLEPTV from the exons ATGATGATACCTTGCCTTCTACCAGGGGTTGGCGTAGGCATACAATACATGTGCCCTAGAGCAGCCCAGCTACCTGCAGAACAGCTGACAGATTTTCAG AAATACGAGCGATTGTCAAATGTTGTAAAAACAATATTGAACTGTTTTGATGAATCTGCAATGCGACCCGCAGTCTTACCGCAAATTGGGTCACTTCTGGCTGCCTTGATACAGCTGTCAAGTGTACCATTGACGAAACCCTGCAGCGAGAGTGGAAATGGCTCAGGGAGCACATTTCGCATGTCGGCAGATATTTACAATCAATTGAAAAGAGAGCAAGAACAATTTAGAGTAAGCCTTCTTTCATTCATTGACAAATTGCCGCAGTCCATCATTATCAAAGAGTTGATGATCATTTTTGGAGTTCAACGTGCTCCGCGGTGGTTGCGTAGAGAAACTCAACGACTTCTCATCAGCAGAATAATGAAGCCTAACGGTATCACATCTTTAGTGCTGTCAATGTGTGACGATAGCTTGGATTCAGGAGCTCATTGGGCAAAGCTCGATGTCATTGCAAAATTGATTGCCACTCCTCAAGGCTCTGATCCAGACATTTACTACAATTCCATATGTTCCCAG ctgCTGAATCTTCTTGAATCCAAAGGAAAAGATTCGTTGATAGTAACAAGTTTGTGCATAAACGCACTGTACGAGAAAAATCCAACAGTTTTTACTAAACAAATTCTCAATCCGATTATGGAACCTCTGCTGGTGACAACTGGGAAATCTGAGGTAATGGAGGTACTGAGAACTGAGATTGAAGTTACAAAGTGTGTggaaaatctttcaaaatgTTTCATCTCGAATGGAGCTGAATTTAAATGCCTACCAAGCAAACTTCTCTCTGTAATTGCCGTTCCGTTGTTTCGCCTTTACACTAAAGCACATCGCACTGTTTACTTGCATCGAAAGAACTTGGAGCAATTAATGCTTCTGCTCTTGCATGAGGAATCAATGCAAACGGATCTTTTCTCCATATTTCTTGTACAGCACAGATCAAATCATGACGAGCATGATTTTGGTAATAATTTGACTTTCCAATTTGGTCCTAACAGCGAATTTGAAGTAACGAATCAAGTTGAATATATTGGTTGTGACGAATTTGGTGATTGCCTTTTGCACTTAGTACAGAATGACAAAATATTGTCGTATAATTTATTCTGCTATTTGTTGGAATCACTATcaagtttgaatgaaaattgtcattGCCAAGATGACGATATTGCGCACAACATGGAAGTAAAATTGGTGTATGCAAAGCTGTTATCCGTTCTTGCTGATACTCATGCAATTCAAGAAGCATACATTAGAGATCCAGAGCATATTCTATCGTTTGTAATATCATTGGTCGAAGACAAGTCAGCAAGTGATAAggaaaatggaaatgaaattggCACAGAATTTGACGTTTTGTACATCAGTCTAATGCTtgtaaaattcatccttgAGAATAAACGAAAATCCATAGATTGGAAGCCATTTGACAAATTGGCGAGTTCTTTAGACAAATTAAAAACCTGTAACATAACAACTGAACTCTCCACGCTGGTCAAAGAAGTGACGAACCATATAAAAACAAAGGGTGCATTGACCCGACCTCGCTACCAAGATTTATCAGTATCAAACGAAGAGGTGACTGAGTTCGATAAAGCTATTCGAGACCTTGCTGATCCTCTGTTGCCAGTCCGTGCGCATGGTTTGATGTTGCTGACGAAGCTTGTTGAACGTTCAGACCGCAATGTAATTGCCCAGAAGGATATTGTCTTATACCTTTTTCAA gaaaatttaaaacatgaAGATTCATTCATATACTTGAGCGCCATCAATGGACTCGCGACGCTAGCCTCCGTTTATCCTGAAAAAGTAATCGAAGTGCTGGTGCACGAATTTATCGACATAACATCTGCCAGTAAAGAGTGCACAATTTCACCCGATAATCGGGCTAAGATTGGGGAGATCTTAGTCAAAGTGACAAGATCCCTTG GTGAATTGGCACCTGCTTATAAAAACATATTGATCAATGGATTTCTATGCGGTACACGCGACGTTGATCCTCTGGTGAGAACCTCCAGTTTATCCTGTCTGGGAGAACTTTGTAAAGTGTTGGGATACCGTTTAGGAAATATAATCGTTGAG GTGATATTCTGCATCGggtgtataataaaaactgaCAAAATAGCGGAATGCCGTAGAGCCGGTGTTATGGTGACTACATTATTGCTACAAGGCCTCGGAAAAGCTGCGCTAATCAGTCTCGGAAGCGATTTAGTTCCGCTCTATCGAGCTCTGTTGAGTTTACAACGTGATGAAGATCAGGTACTACGTCTTCACGCGCAACTCGCTCTTAACGAATTAGACGATATCGTGCGAGACTTTCTTTTCTCAAAGCCCAAGCTTGAGAAAAGCATATTTGTGTTGGAACCAACAGTATGA
- the LOC124404844 gene encoding rab3 GTPase-activating protein catalytic subunit: protein MNNIEIEDTYHHDFTTASEWEVFIARLEEIIREWKLPHNKICSPLKKGDFINLSWQTASEHVHFADVEFSLTHINLITPNEEAIQSSIEECEDKKSQCLVDALNSSNDFASLDQEHLNLAKYYGIREFIILSPAKEVAITDETRIKILLSSITIASNNSNCEIPMFVQVQEPWQSFYLGVSEGRGVCSHFDMVHLKKVPPYCKYLNGLLTLFKQKITEGCGIRLDPAMVSVRFTYLLKDWTSSTWTQDPPDFDFMHGETLGVAELGKLPFGATFDPVGELILFTTWPEIPENVVVDSESYTDLEPQQAPEWSVQVKMTSSPACLLGEYLIDFIHLCSNQKTLFELLGDFVSYTEGDGQNLSSAFNALTESRVPALSTVVSKAAIKKTKPVEGPISEDILLPILYFLFPDAEDNPKQPYANANAYSVEDDQWKGVKTAAVDSLVWRLSIVAAHCAHNLGGAPALAHLWHEFVQEIRFRWERNILIPGIGSGFPDSVRTCLLHQKLQMLNCCIERKKVNEESVYKPQSMDIDDPDSDSDEEFFECTNEDPTENDDTATKAQRKVKHSLWNRPTGRLAKHPVLKLLKTGGSLYLPVTQEPVPKTEDQLEEDAEVMMQLGTDQRASEMRARLMSASLLSDMESFKAANPGAVLEDFIRWYSPRDWIEEEGLDEWGQKNGHLSPRMMIPNNPWSNSWASSQPVPAHRQKRLFDDTREAEKAIHYLTSQRLGQIAQLLLPVLMQAGLSTLNSQKQEALSNLPDVVQSILNKLQYATKPIHQKIKSYEEIAHDIEGIEALVAQANSLQRKLGGPKQTKEFTGFLVQLMREKEVPVPDTSEEYVRTRITSMFNEAQKAAHMMTSVKNNSDADSPRDSGNGGKFPAPFCKEFILRAIAPRPSGTSTPHPQRLYASLKRDHLRLAGLFSEDTIFF from the exons atgaataatattgaaatcgaAGATACTTACCATCACGATTTCACCACAGCTTCCGAGTGGGAAGTATTTATCGCGCGTTTAGAGGAGATTATTCGAGAATGGAAATTACCCCATAACAAAATATGTTCACCTTTGAAAAAGGGAGATTTTATCAATCTCTCATGGCAAACAGCATCCGAACATGTACACTTTGCTG ATGTGGAATTTTCCCTCACTCATATCAACTTGATAACTCCAAATGAAGAAGCGATTCAAAGTTCCATAGAAGAATGTGAGGACAAGAAAAGCCAATGTCTAGTGGATGCCCTGAATTCTTCGAACGATTTTGCATCGCTAGATCAGGAGCATCTAAATCTCGCAAAATATTATGGAATAAGAGAGTTCATCATACTTAGTCCTGCAAAAGAAGTTGCGATAACTGATGAGACTCGCATAAAAATCCTTCTCAGCTCAATTACAATTGCATCGAATAATTCAAACTG CGAAATTCCCATGTTTGTACAAGTTCAAGAACCTTGGCAATCATTTTACCTAGGCGTGAGTGAGGGACGTGGAGTCTGCAGCCATTTTGATATGGTGCACCTGAAGAAAGTTCCTCCATACTGTAAATACCTCAATG GCTTACTAACACtgttcaaacaaaaaattaccgaGGGATGTGGAATCCGTTTGGATCCTGCCATGGTCTCTGTTCGATTTACATATTTGCTCAAAGATTGGACCAGCAGTACATGGACACAGGATCCACCAGATTTCGATTTTATGCATGGAGAAACACTCGGAGTTGCCGAACTTGGCAAGCTTCCATTTGGCGCTACATTTGATCCAGTCGG AGAGCTAATCCTTTTCACAACTTGGCCAGAGATTCCGGAAAATGTTGTAGTGGACAGTGAGAGTTACACAGATCTAGAACCGCAGCAAGCCCCAGAATGGTCTGTTCAAGTGAAAATGACGTCATCCCCAGCCTGTTTGCTTGGCGAATATTTGATAGACTTTATACATTTGTGTTCTAACCAGAAGACGTTGTTTGAATTGCTAGGTGATTTTGTTAGTTATACTGAAGGTGATGGTCAAAATTTGAGCTCTGCTTTTAACGCGTTAACGGAGTCTAGAGTACCGGCACTTTCGACAGTCGTCAGCAAGGCGGCAATCAAGAAGACAAAACCAGTCGAGGGTCCAATTTCGGAAGATATACTTTTACCGATACTTTACTTCTTGTTTCCAGATGCTGAAGATAATCCG AAACAACCGTACGCCAATGCCAATGCATATAGTGTCGAAGATGACCAGTGGAAAGGTGTAAAAACTGCTGCAGTAGACAGTCTCGTGTGGAGGTTGTCCATTGTCGCTGCTCATTGTGCGCACAATCTTGGTGGAGCTCCAGCTTTGGCGCATCTGTGGCACGAGTTTGTTCAAGAGATTAGATTTCGCTGGGAAAGAAATATCCTCATTCCAGG AATCGGATCTGGCTTTCCTGACTCGGTCCGCACGTGTTTGTTGCATCAAAAACTTCAG ATGCTGAACTGTTGCATTGAGCGGAAAAAAGTGAACGAAGAATCTGTGTACAAACCTCAAAGTATGGACATCGACGATCCCGATTCTG ATTcagatgaagaatttttcgaatgtACGAACGAAGATCCAACTGAGAACGATGACACAGCGACAAAAGCACAGCGAAAAGTGAAGCACTCTTTATGGAACAGACCAACAGGTCGCCTAGCGAAGCATCCCGTCCTAAAGCTCTTAAAAACTGGGGGATCTCTTTATCTTCCCGTAACACAGGAACCAGTTCCAAAAACAGAAGATCAATTGGAAGAGGATGCGGAAGTTATGATGCAGCTTGGTACGGACCAACGTGCCTCAGAAATGAGGGCGAGACTCATGAGCGCTTCTCTTTTGTCCGACATGGAATCTTTCAAG GCTGCAAATCCGGGCGCTGTGTTGGAAGATTTTATTCGTTGGTACTCTCCTCGTGATTGGATCGAAGAAGAGGGTCTCGACGAGTGGGGACAAAAAAATG GCCATTTATCACCCCGAATGATGATTCCAAACAACCCTTGGTCAAACTCTTGGGCATCATCACAGCCGGTGCCTGCCCATCGCCAAAAACGTTTGTTTGACGATACTCGCGAAGCAGAGAAAGCAATACATTATTTGACATCCCAACGCCTTGGACAGATCGCCCAATTGTTGCTGCCAGTTCTTATGCAGGCAGGATTAAGCACGCTAAACTCTCAGAAACAAGAAGCCTTGAGCAATCTTCCAGATGTTGTACAGAGTATTTTGAACAAGCTGCAGTATGCCACAAAGCCGattcatcaaaaaataaaatcatacgAG gaaATCGCACATGATATCGAAGGCATCGAAGCTTTGGTGGCACAGGCTAATTCACTGCAGCGTAAGCTAGGTGGTCCAAAGCAAACGAAAGAGTTTACCGGGTTTTTGGTGCAATTAATGCGCGAGAAAGAAGTTCCAGTTCCTGATACATCAGAGGAATATGTCAGAACTCGAATAACGTCAATGTTCAACGAAGCTCAGAAG GCAGCGCACATGATGACATCTGTCAAGAATAATTCTGATGCAGATTCACCTCGAGATAGTGGAAATGGGGGGAAATTTCCAGCACCGTTTTGCAAAGAGTTCATACTACGGGCTATCGCTCCTCGTCCCTCAGGAACATCAACTCCTCATCCACAGCGTCTGTACGCCTCCTTGAAACGCGACCACTTACGATTGGCTGGGCTTTTCTCCGAAGACACGATCTTTTTTTAA